The DNA sequence GCCGAACGAGAAGGACGCCACCCCGCGAGCCTATCGCGGGGTGGCGTCCTGTCTGCGAGCGAAGGAGCGTCGTCGAGTCAGCCGGCCAGCTGGCCGAGGGTCACGTCGATCTCGTACTCCTTGCCACCGCGGATGTACGTGACCTTGGCATCGCTGCCCGCGGCCGCGGCACGGACCTGGGCGGTGAGGTCATTGGCGCTCGTGATCGGCACGCCGTTGAAGGCGGTGACGATGTCGTCGGCCTTGAGACCCGCGGCGGCCGCCGCTCCCCCGCCCGTGACATCGGCGATGTAGGCGCCCGAGACCGAGGCGTTCTCCGCACTGGCGGCGTCGCGTACCGATGCCCCGAGCAGGCCGTGGGTCGCCGCACCGTCGGCGATGATCTCCTCCGACACGCGCTTCGCGATGTTCGAGGGGATCGCGAAGCCGATGCCGATGGAGCCCGACTCCTCCGAGCTGCCGGAGCCCGCGATCGCGACGTTGATGCCGATGAGCTCGCCCTTGCTGTTGACCAGAGCACCGCCCGAGTTGCCGTGGTTGATGGCGGCGTCGGTCTGGATCACGGCGATCGAGATGCTCTCCGAGCTCTGCTGCGAGCCGTTCCCCGGGAGGTCGAACTGGAACGGGCCCTGGCCGTCGCCCTCCTCGGGCGACTGCTGCTCCTGCGGCGCGTCTTCCGACGACGAGTCGGGAAGGGCGGACGACTGGATCTGGATGCTCCGGTTGAGGGCGCTGACGATACCGGTGGTGACCGAGTTCGACAGGCCGAGCGGCGCGCCGAGCGCCACAGCGGTGTCGCCCACGTTGAGCTTGGACGAGTCGGCGAAGTCGATCGGGGTGAGGTCCTTCGCGTCGGTCAGCTTGATGACCGCGAGGTCGTAGATCGGGTCGGTGCCGACGACGGTGGCCGAGAAGATGCGTCCGTCGGAGGTGGTGACCCGGATCGTCGGGTCGGCCACGGCTCCCCCGAGCGTCACGACGTGCGTGTTGGTGAGGACGTAGCCGTCCTTGCTGATGATGACGCCGGAGCCGCTGCCGGCCTCGTTGGACCCGGCGACCTCGATGGTCACGACCGACGGCAGCGCGGCGGTGGCGACGGCGGTCGTCTCGTTGACGGATCCGGGGTTGTTGACGGTGACGGTCTCGGGACCCTGGGCGACGCCCGTGGTGTTCTGGTTGGAGATGCCGGTGAGGATCGCGCCGCCGCCGAACCCGGCGACACCGCCGACGAGAGCCGCAGCGACGACGATCGCGGCGAACTTGACGCCTGCGCGCGGCTTCTCCTTGGTCTTGACGGCCGGCCCCTCCGGTGCAGACCCGGCGACCGGCTGCGCGGTGTGGATGCCGAAGGCGGCACCCGGAGCGGTCGCGGTGGGCGCTCCGTGCGGAGACGAGCCCTGGAAGGCCGGGCCCTGCGGCGCCGGTGCCCCGTAGGGTGCCTGCGGTGCGGTCGGCGCCTGGCCGAGGTGCGCGGCCGGTGCCTCGAACGTGGGCGCGTCGAACGCCGGAGTCGCAGGCTGCGACGACGTGAACGTCGGCGGGACCTCGTGGCCGCGGCCCGGAGCGGCGGGGATGCCGGAGGCAGCGGCGGCGGGGGTCGCCTCGCCGGCGGGGGTCGGTGTGGCGGCATCCGTCGTCGAACGGTCGACGTCGGACGATGCCGGGGCGGACGGCACGGCGTCGTGCGACGCGGGTGCCGGCTGGTCGGGGGTGGTGTCTTCGTTCATGGTGTGTGCTCCTTCAACAACGCCCCTTCAGAGTGCGCCTCATATCTGTGCGTTTCGTATGTCGAGGATGAGTTTCCGCTATGGCCTTAGCCTGTTGTTCATGAGTGTCATCCCCGGCGCATGGCGGCGCACGGCAGCAGGAGCCGGACTGCTCGCACCAGACGGTTCCGTCGCACCTACGATCTTCGCAGAGATGTCGGCGGCAGCGGCCCGAACCGGCGCGATCAATCTCGGCCAGGGCTTTCCCGACGAGGACGGTCCGGCCGAGGTGCTCGAGGCGGCCAAGGCCGCGATCTCGCGCGGTGAGAACCAGTACCCGCCTGGCCGCGGCATCCCGGATCTGCTCGCCGCGATCAGCGAGCATCAGCGGCGGTTCTACGGGCTCGAGGTCGACCCCCAGCGCGAGGTCATCGTGACCGCCGGGGCGACCGAGGCTCTCACCGCGACCCTGCTCGCTCTCATCGACGGACCCGACGACGAGGTCGTCGTGTTCGAGCCGTACTACGACTCCTACGCCGCCGCGGTCGCTCTCGCGGGCGCACGACTGCGGACCGTACCCCTCCGCGCACCGGGGTTCCAACCCGATCTGGAGCGACTGGCCCGGACCGTGACCGACCGCACGCGGGTCATCCTCGTCAACGATCCGCACAACCCGACCGGCACGATCTTCGATCGAGACGTGCTGACGGAGATCGTCCGGCTGGCCGAGCTGCACGACGCGGTCATCGTGACGGACGAGGTGTACGAGCACCTGTCGTTCCGTGACCCGCACACCCCGATCGCGACGCTCCCCGGTGCGGCGGAGCGCACCCTCACGATCTCCTCGGCGGGCAAGACCTTCTCGGCGACGGGCTGGAAGATCGGCTGGGTGCACGGACCGGCCGAGCTCATCACGGCCGTCCTCACGGTCAAGCAGTATCTGACCTACGTGAACGGCTCTCCGTTCCAGCCGGCGGTGGCCGTGGGGCTGCGGCTGGGCGAGGGGTTCTTCACGGATGCCGCGCGCACGATGGCCCACAAGCACGAGATCCTCGGCGCCGGATTGCGCGCAGCGGGCTTCACGGTGCACCCGCCCCAGGGCGGCTACTTCACGGTGGCGGACGCCTCGGGGCTCGGCGGAGCGGATGCCGCGGCTTTCTGCCGCGCGCTGCCGGAGCGTGCCGGCGTGGTCGCGATCCCGCTCACGGCGTTCGTCTCCCCGGAGCACCGCGACGACTACGCGGGACTCGTGCGCTTCGCGGCGTGCAAGCGCGTCGAGGTGCTGGAAGACGCCGCGGCCAGACTCGCCGCCGGATTCTGATCGGCCGCGCGACCACGGCGGCCGCGGAGAGACCGATCAGCGCGGGACCACCCGGTAGCGCCGCACGCGCAGCGACGGGTTCGCCGCGCGGACGCGCTCGATCGACGCCGCCTCGACCGTGGCCACCGCGATGCCCTCGGTCGTGCCGGCTCCCGCGAGCACGACGCCCTGCGGATCGACGATCTGCGAGTGTCCCACTCCGATGGGCGTCGGGTGGTCGGCCGAGATCACGTACGCGGTGTTCTCGATGGCGCGGGCGGCGAGCAGCGTCGTCCAGTGGTGCTCCTTGAGGGGGCCGCGCACCCATTCGGCCGGCACGACCAGCGCGTCGGCTCCGTCGTCGACGAGCGTGCGCGCCACCTCGGGGAACCGGAGGTCGTAGCAGGTCATCAGCCCGAAGCGGA is a window from the Microbacterium sp. LWO14-1.2 genome containing:
- a CDS encoding trypsin-like peptidase domain-containing protein; amino-acid sequence: MNEDTTPDQPAPASHDAVPSAPASSDVDRSTTDAATPTPAGEATPAAAASGIPAAPGRGHEVPPTFTSSQPATPAFDAPTFEAPAAHLGQAPTAPQAPYGAPAPQGPAFQGSSPHGAPTATAPGAAFGIHTAQPVAGSAPEGPAVKTKEKPRAGVKFAAIVVAAALVGGVAGFGGGAILTGISNQNTTGVAQGPETVTVNNPGSVNETTAVATAALPSVVTIEVAGSNEAGSGSGVIISKDGYVLTNTHVVTLGGAVADPTIRVTTSDGRIFSATVVGTDPIYDLAVIKLTDAKDLTPIDFADSSKLNVGDTAVALGAPLGLSNSVTTGIVSALNRSIQIQSSALPDSSSEDAPQEQQSPEEGDGQGPFQFDLPGNGSQQSSESISIAVIQTDAAINHGNSGGALVNSKGELIGINVAIAGSGSSEESGSIGIGFAIPSNIAKRVSEEIIADGAATHGLLGASVRDAASAENASVSGAYIADVTGGGAAAAAGLKADDIVTAFNGVPITSANDLTAQVRAAAAGSDAKVTYIRGGKEYEIDVTLGQLAG
- a CDS encoding aminotransferase class I/II-fold pyridoxal phosphate-dependent enzyme, with amino-acid sequence MSVIPGAWRRTAAGAGLLAPDGSVAPTIFAEMSAAAARTGAINLGQGFPDEDGPAEVLEAAKAAISRGENQYPPGRGIPDLLAAISEHQRRFYGLEVDPQREVIVTAGATEALTATLLALIDGPDDEVVVFEPYYDSYAAAVALAGARLRTVPLRAPGFQPDLERLARTVTDRTRVILVNDPHNPTGTIFDRDVLTEIVRLAELHDAVIVTDEVYEHLSFRDPHTPIATLPGAAERTLTISSAGKTFSATGWKIGWVHGPAELITAVLTVKQYLTYVNGSPFQPAVAVGLRLGEGFFTDAARTMAHKHEILGAGLRAAGFTVHPPQGGYFTVADASGLGGADAAAFCRALPERAGVVAIPLTAFVSPEHRDDYAGLVRFAACKRVEVLEDAAARLAAGF